The Waddliaceae bacterium DNA window GAACAGACAAACGACGCCCTTATACACGAAAAAGAAGAGCTCCTCTCGTTATATAACGACATCCTAGAACTCCATGAAAACGATGCCTCACCAGAAGAATACAAAGACATCCTCGACGACGTCAATAACTTAAAATCAAACATCAAAGAAACACAGGAATCGTGGCAACAGCACGCTGCAATATCGTCAATAGAAGAAGATTATTCGCTGTGGCATCAACCCGAGACAACACTAAAACAACTTGTCATCGACTACGGCTCACAAGATTATGTATACCTTGTCCCTCACGACATCGGAGATGTAAAGCTAAGCATAAACTCCAACCTTCCTGTCCCTCGTGAGTCGTGGAATGAAATGCTCGCCTTCATCCTTACAGAGAACGGCATAGGAATAAAACAGCTAAACCCATACCTAAGAGAGCTCTTCATAATAAACAAAGACCGCTCACGTTTCGCCGCCGTGACATCCTCGCGCGCCGACCTCAACATCCTGCCGCCACATTCTCATATATGCTACATTTTGTCGCCGAAAACCCCAGACCCATATACTGCCTTCGACTTCTTGTCACGCTTCATCAATGTCAACAACACATCATTAGAAATCTTAGGACATTCAGTGTTCATCGCCGGCACCGTCGATGATATCAGCGAACTACTTAAACTCTATGACTTCGTCGACAACACAAGCGATGACAAAGAATACAAACTCATAACACTAACAAGAGCCGCCTCTGAAGATATTGTCAGCGTATTAGAAACAATATTCCACGAATCGTCACAAAGCGGGAAGATCAACCGTACAACCCTCAACGGCATGCCTGCAGGGCTAAAGATAATACCGCTAAACAAGTCATCACACCAGTCAGTGTTCCTCTTCGGCAGCATCGAAGAGATTAACCACGCACAAGATATTATCTACGACATAGAAAGTAGAATCGAAGGAACGCAAGAAAAAAATGTCTTCGTATACACATGTAAACACTCCGACCCAGAAGATATCGCCCCTCTCATCGAAAAAGCATACCATCTGCTTATCGATACTGGAGCATCACTAGAGAACACTGAAGCCGCATCAGACGAAAGCGCCGGAAAAGAACCATATTCGACATTCAAAGGCTCAAACGCGCTGGTGATAAATCCAAACCCAATAGCCCCAGAACGGTCTGCATCGAAAAACGACGCATCAAAACGTGACAACTTCATCGTAGACCCACAGACAGGGTCGATAATAATGGTAGTAGAAAGAACTGTGCTGCCTATGCTTAAAGACCTTATCAAAAAGCTAGACATCCCTAAAAAAATGGTGCATATCGAGGTGCTCCTCTTCGAGAAAAAAGTCACCGACAGCAACCACTTCGGCCTAAACATCCTACGCATCGGAAATAAAGCCACAGGGTCCGACTCAGGATGGGCATCGTTTTCTTCTACAGGAAACGTCTCATATGCCCTAGACTCTTCAGACTTGCTGTCTCAACGCACAGGAATCTTCGACTTCTTCATGAGCAGAAAAAAACGTGGCATCGTTCCATCATACGACTTCGCCTATAACTTCCTAATATCACAGCGCGATATCACAGTACACTCTTCGCCTTCAGTAACGACGATAAACCAGACGCCCGCTTCGATAAAACTCGTAGAAGAAATCTCTGTAAATACCGGTGCCATCAGTAATGACAACACCACAGAAACAACATATTCTCGTAACCAATATGGTATAACTATAGAAATAACCCCTACCGTACATGAACCTGACGACTTCAATGGCGACATCGAAACATTTATCTCCCTAGACACAAACATCACCTTCGACGATACGCCATCGACATCATCATCAAACCAGCCAGATATAACACGCCGAAACATCAAAAACCAAGTGCGCATCGCCAATGGACAGACAGTAATCCTCGGAGGGCTGCGCCGTAAAAACTCCGACGACATAAAAGAATCTATGCCTTTCCTCGGTGAAATCCCCGGAATAGGAAAACTCTTCGGCGAAACTCGCATGTCAGGAAGCTCTACAGAAATGTTCGTATTCATAACACCTACCGTCATCAGCGACTCTCAAGAGGATATAATGCGTATGCAGCAACAAGAACTAAAGTGGCGGCCCGGAGACAACACCACCTTCTTAACGCGCCTCCTCGAAGCCAAGCAATATGAAAAAAAACGCCTCTTCAAAGGAAGCCTTGAAGTCCTTATGGGACGCCCAAAACACGAAACAATATTCCCTGAGGAATAAAAAACACTATGAACGAAGAAAAAATCCTCTCTAACAACGAACAACATATCGTCGACATCCTCAAAAAACAAGGGGTCCTCAACGACGGCACCATAACGAAAACATTACAAAAAATCACCAACACCAATACAACGTTCCTCGAGGAACTTCTCAACCGCGCCATCATATCACAAGACTCCCTAAATCACGCATACGCACTGCATTTTAACATGGACGTATATAACGATATCCCCAATATCACCGTCCCTGCCAACGTCTTCGCAAAAATCCCTTACAGCTTCACACAAAAAAATACACTGTTACCAATAAGATATGACGACGACACCCTCGTCGTCGCCGTCGCCGACCCACTCCACCTAGAAGCCCTCGAAGATCTTACTGTCATGCTTTCATGCGATGTAAAAGCCGTATACTGTAATAAGAATACCATAACAACCGCTATAGAAGAACGCTACAAGCATGACAACACAGCAGCCTCGGAGCTCCTCGACGACCTAAAAAACCACAGCGAAATAATCAACGATCTCGATGACACAGAAGCCTATGACCTACTAGCTACCAACGCTCAAGCCCCTATAATAAAACTACTAAACCTCATCCTTAGCGAAGCAATAAATCAAGAAGCTTCCGATATACACTTCGAACCCTCAGAAAAAGGACTAAAAGTACGATACCGTATCGATGGCATACTGCAAAATCGACATACACCACCACAAAAATACCAAACACAACTGCTTACACGCATCAAAGTGATGGCAAAACTCGACATCGCAGAACGACGACTCCCTCAAGATGGAAGAATAAAATTGCGTATGGGTGGTCGCGATATAGATTTCCGCGTAAGCACAGCACCAACAATCAACGGAGAACGTATCGTCCTGCGTATTCTGCATAAAGGCAATGTTGTCCTGGGAATCGACAATATCGGTATGGACGACACCATCATTGACACCTTTAAGAAGATTATCTCTATACCAGAAGGAATTATACTCGTAACAGGGCCTACAGGAAGTGGTAAAACAACAACACTATACAGCGCCCTCTGCGAAATATATACAGACGAAACAAACATCATGACTATCGAAGATCCTGTAGAATATAAGATTCCAGGAATCTCACAGATAGCAGTAAAGCCAAAGATAGGCCTCGACTTCGCAGCAGGACTGAGACATATCCTCCGACAAGACCCCGATATCATAATGGTAGGAGAAATTCGTGACAAAGAAACCGCCGATATAGCTATACAATCAGCACTAACCGGGCACCTCGTCATAAGCACACTACACACAAACGACGCCCCTTCGGCAATAACACGACTAGTCGATATGGCAATAGAACCATACCTTCTATCTTCGACACTCGTCGGTATCGTAGCACAAAGGCTTGTTCGATGCATCTGCCCTGAATGTAAAGCGCCTTACAATCCTACACCACAAGAACTCAGCGATATCGGCCTCGACATCAAAGACCTCGACAATGGCGTGCTCTTCCGAGGAAAAGGATGCCCCGAATGCTACGAATCAGGATACAAAGGACGCCATGGAGTCTATGAACTTATGCTCGTCGACGACACTATAAAAAAACAGATAATACAAAGTGCTGATGCCGGAGCCTTGAAAGATTTAGCTTTACAGCATGGCATGCGCTCGCTACGGCAACACGGTGCCAAGCTCGTCGCCAAAGGAATTACCACCGTCACCGAAATTCTAAGAGTATCACGAGGAGTATAACAATGCCTCTATTCAACTACGAAAGCCTCTCATCTACCGGAAGGCGTAACAAAGGAATCATCGACGCCAGCGATATCCGCGAAGCTCGCGAGAAGCTTCGCGAACAAGGCTTCACCGTCACAAAAATCCTCAAAAGCACAAAAGCAACAAAAACTACGACCCTAAAAAACAAAGACCTTCTAACCATAACAGTACAGCTTTCACAGATGATAAACGCCGGAGTCCCTCTCTATGACAGCCTCAAAATCCTAGAAGAACAATATCGTTGCGAAGCCTTCAGCCCAATAATCGTCAACATCTGTGATCAAGTAAAAAATGGGCGCTCCTTATCTGAAGCTCTATCACTCTTTCCTGAAAGCTTCGATACCATATACTGCTCCATGGTCGCTGCAGGAGAGTCTTCTGGCTCCCTCGACACCATGCTTTTAAGAATATCTTCCCTTCTAAAAAAACAAAATACCATACGATCACAGACGATAACAGCAATGATATATCCCGCTGTTCTCGCGCTGTTCACCCTCGCTGTCGTCGTGGTGCTCATGACCTTCGTCGTGCCGACAATAGAAGATATCTTCGACGCCACCAGAGTCAACGCATACACACGCCTCGTTCTGTCGATAAGCCATTTTCTCTCGGGATACTGGCTGCTTTACATACCAATAATAGCGGGAATAACACTATCAGCAACACTATACCTTAAATCCCCGGCAGGAAAAGTGTGGCGCGACAACGCTGCATTAAAAATGCCCTTAATCAAAACCGCCGTTGTCCAGGTTGCAATAGCGCGCTTCTCGAGAACAATGGCGACGCTACAAGAAGGTGGCGTATCCATCATAGAATCATTACGCCTAGCACGTAAGACAATGAAAAACAGCGCGCTAGAAAAAGTTGTCGAAGACGCCGAAGAAAAGATAATAGCAGGAAGCTCTCTAAGCAAACAGCTAGCGACATCGTCGATAATACCGGTGATGGTTTCGAGGATGCTCGCCGTCGGCGAAGACACCGGCGATACGGCGACGATGTTCTCCAAAATCGCCGACATCTTCGAAGAAGATACAGAAAAAACATTAACGCGAATAACGGCATTAGCGCAGCCTGTGATACTCGTAACACTGGGGGCTATCGTAGGGCTCGTACTTCTGGCAGTATTGATCCCCTTCACCGACATCACAGCACTAACACCATAAAAAGGAACCGCTCTTATGAAAAAAACAAAATTACTACGAAGAAACATCACCCTAATAGAAATTATCATCGTGATGTTCTTTATAACGATAATCACCGGCGTCGTAGCGTATAATATCAAAGGCGCCCTCGACGAAGGGAAAGCCTTCAAAACCCTCGAAGGAATAAAACAGCTCGAAACAGTGCTCTCTATGGAGATAGAAAATAACGACAAAATCGATCCCGAAGACCTCGCCAACTACAAATTTCTTGATGAATTAAAACAATATCAACACCCTCTTGTAAAAAACTGGGACGCCCTCGTTAAAGACGGATGGGGAGTGCGATATATCATCTCATACGACGAGGAGTACGGCACGATAACGATAACATCGAAAAAATTCGATCTTTATCAGAAAGACCACCCTTCGTCACTATTTAAGCAGTAAAACAAACCTAATAAATAAAACGAAATATGCCATCACGATGCAGAAGACCTTTTACCATCATTGAGATGCTCGTCGTTATGCTCCTCATAGCGACGATAGCATCAACGGCGGGGATTTCCATGATGTCGGCAATACGAAAAGAGCGATTCCGCGCCGGTGTTGACGCCATCGTTGATGGGATACAACTGTCACAAGAAATAATGCTCGGACTATCGGCAAACACCACGATGAAAATATCAAAAACAGAATCTTCAGTATTCTCATACCGCTTAGCCCTCGATGACCCCACGAAACTCTCGAAAATACGTGGCTTCGTAGAGAAAAACATCGCCGTCCCAGGCGTCAAAGACATCGCTTTTATCGACGACAACGGCATGACAACAAACTCCCCCATCATGCTAAAATTCTTCTCGAGAGGAAGCCTCATGACGGCAGGAACTTTAATATTAATAGGCCCTTCCGGAGAAAAACAATACATCAGCCTTCCAGGACACCCCAGCACAATCGTCATTGACGACAAGGAGAAAACCACGCCAGACAATAATAATTACGACTATGAACTTTACCCTCGTGAGATCTTCGACAATGATGCGCCGTAACTACCTACTTCTAGAGGTGCTAATCGCCCTCTCATTAATATGCCTATGCTTTACACCTATACTGGCGCCACAGCTCGCCCTTATAAAAGCACAGAAAAGCTTAATAACAGCACTCGATAACGATAGAATAGCGGCGCTAGTCTTCGCTGATATCAAAGAGCTGCTTTACAATAATACCGTCGAGCTCAACTCCATCCCACTAGAAGGAGGAAGCCTCTCTGTCGATGAGAACAGAACCGGCTTCTCAATAACAGAAACCTTGAGCAATGGCACCGATAAAACCTTTACCGGCTACTATGACACCACAAGAAAAAACAAAAGCTCTGAAAAATACCCCAACCATCCTTGTCATCTTATAATTGTAAAGCTGTACTTCGACAACGACGAAGAAAAAATGGCATACACATATAATGTCTTGGCAGAAAGACATAGTGGGGGCGCGAAATGACGAAAATACGACGCCACAATTCCACGCTCTTAGAGGTAATAATCGCCATGGCGCTTTCAACTATGCTGATGACAACGCTCCTGGGATACTACTGGCACACCTCAAAGACCAACAATATTCTTTCTCAACAACGCCGTGAAGCAACAACAATACGATACCTACAGCAACGCCTATCCTATGTCATAGAAAATGCTACCATCGACACTAAAACACGCCCACAAGAAAAAGACGAAGACAACAAAAAAAG harbors:
- a CDS encoding type II secretion system protein GspD, with translation MKTTLQLLIIVVVTTIVPLHGQSIAEKKAYIHNTNTGLDAKTQKLLEQTNDALIHEKEELLSLYNDILELHENDASPEEYKDILDDVNNLKSNIKETQESWQQHAAISSIEEDYSLWHQPETTLKQLVIDYGSQDYVYLVPHDIGDVKLSINSNLPVPRESWNEMLAFILTENGIGIKQLNPYLRELFIINKDRSRFAAVTSSRADLNILPPHSHICYILSPKTPDPYTAFDFLSRFINVNNTSLEILGHSVFIAGTVDDISELLKLYDFVDNTSDDKEYKLITLTRAASEDIVSVLETIFHESSQSGKINRTTLNGMPAGLKIIPLNKSSHQSVFLFGSIEEINHAQDIIYDIESRIEGTQEKNVFVYTCKHSDPEDIAPLIEKAYHLLIDTGASLENTEAASDESAGKEPYSTFKGSNALVINPNPIAPERSASKNDASKRDNFIVDPQTGSIIMVVERTVLPMLKDLIKKLDIPKKMVHIEVLLFEKKVTDSNHFGLNILRIGNKATGSDSGWASFSSTGNVSYALDSSDLLSQRTGIFDFFMSRKKRGIVPSYDFAYNFLISQRDITVHSSPSVTTINQTPASIKLVEEISVNTGAISNDNTTETTYSRNQYGITIEITPTVHEPDDFNGDIETFISLDTNITFDDTPSTSSSNQPDITRRNIKNQVRIANGQTVILGGLRRKNSDDIKESMPFLGEIPGIGKLFGETRMSGSSTEMFVFITPTVISDSQEDIMRMQQQELKWRPGDNTTFLTRLLEAKQYEKKRLFKGSLEVLMGRPKHETIFPEE
- the gspE gene encoding type II secretion system ATPase GspE encodes the protein MNEEKILSNNEQHIVDILKKQGVLNDGTITKTLQKITNTNTTFLEELLNRAIISQDSLNHAYALHFNMDVYNDIPNITVPANVFAKIPYSFTQKNTLLPIRYDDDTLVVAVADPLHLEALEDLTVMLSCDVKAVYCNKNTITTAIEERYKHDNTAASELLDDLKNHSEIINDLDDTEAYDLLATNAQAPIIKLLNLILSEAINQEASDIHFEPSEKGLKVRYRIDGILQNRHTPPQKYQTQLLTRIKVMAKLDIAERRLPQDGRIKLRMGGRDIDFRVSTAPTINGERIVLRILHKGNVVLGIDNIGMDDTIIDTFKKIISIPEGIILVTGPTGSGKTTTLYSALCEIYTDETNIMTIEDPVEYKIPGISQIAVKPKIGLDFAAGLRHILRQDPDIIMVGEIRDKETADIAIQSALTGHLVISTLHTNDAPSAITRLVDMAIEPYLLSSTLVGIVAQRLVRCICPECKAPYNPTPQELSDIGLDIKDLDNGVLFRGKGCPECYESGYKGRHGVYELMLVDDTIKKQIIQSADAGALKDLALQHGMRSLRQHGAKLVAKGITTVTEILRVSRGV
- a CDS encoding type II secretion system F family protein, which produces MPLFNYESLSSTGRRNKGIIDASDIREAREKLREQGFTVTKILKSTKATKTTTLKNKDLLTITVQLSQMINAGVPLYDSLKILEEQYRCEAFSPIIVNICDQVKNGRSLSEALSLFPESFDTIYCSMVAAGESSGSLDTMLLRISSLLKKQNTIRSQTITAMIYPAVLALFTLAVVVVLMTFVVPTIEDIFDATRVNAYTRLVLSISHFLSGYWLLYIPIIAGITLSATLYLKSPAGKVWRDNAALKMPLIKTAVVQVAIARFSRTMATLQEGGVSIIESLRLARKTMKNSALEKVVEDAEEKIIAGSSLSKQLATSSIIPVMVSRMLAVGEDTGDTATMFSKIADIFEEDTEKTLTRITALAQPVILVTLGAIVGLVLLAVLIPFTDITALTP
- a CDS encoding general secretion pathway protein GspG, producing MKKTKLLRRNITLIEIIIVMFFITIITGVVAYNIKGALDEGKAFKTLEGIKQLETVLSMEIENNDKIDPEDLANYKFLDELKQYQHPLVKNWDALVKDGWGVRYIISYDEEYGTITITSKKFDLYQKDHPSSLFKQ